In Actinomadura luteofluorescens, the sequence TGGCCGTTGGTGATCCGCACCATGAGCCCGCTGGTGCGGGCCATCAGGAAGCCGACGTCGCCGGCCAGCTGCATCTCTTCACGTCCCGTCACCGCGGCATCCACTCCCTAAACGATGGCGACATCAATAATTGAAGCTATCATCTATATTGCCGTAGTGTCCAGGCTGCGACCCGCATGGAGCGGACGCCCGAACGCGAAGGAGAACTCATGGATCTTGCTGGGAGGGTGGCCGTCGTCACCGGCGCCGGCGCCGGGCTCGGGCTGGCGTATGCCCGGGACCTGGCCGCGGCCGGCGCCCGGGTGGTGGTCAACGACGTGGATGACGCCGCGGCCGAAGCCGTGGCGTCATCGATCCGCGCGGCCGGCGGCGCCGCGGTGGCCGAGGCGGGCGCCGTCGGCGACTCGGCGGTCGCGCAGGCGCTCGTCGACCGCGCCGTCGGCGAGTACGGCCGGCTCGACGTGATGGTCACCAATGCCGGAGTGCTGCGGGACACGGTGCTGTGGAAGATGACCGACGAGGACTTCGACGCGGTGGTCGACGTCCACCTGCGGGGCACGTTCACCTGCGTGCGGGCGGCCGCCGTCACCATGCGGGCGCAGGGCGAGGGCGGCCGGATCATCTGCGTCGGCTCCCCCACCGGCCAGCGCGGCAACTTCGGCCAGACCAACTACGCCGCCGCCAAGGCCGGGATCGTGGGCATGGTGCGCACCTGGGCGATGGAACTCGCCAGGTCGCGGATCACGGTGAACGCCGTCGTCCCCGTCGCCGGTACGGCGATGACCCGGACGGTGCCCTTCCTCAAGTCCCATGTCGAGGCGCTGGAACGCGGAGCGGCACTGCCGTCCTTCGTGCGCCGCACCCTGGGGTTCGGCACTCCGCAGGACGCGGCCGGGCTGGTGACGTTCCTCGCGTCGGACGCGGCCGCGGACGTCACCGGGCAGGCGATCGGCATCGGCGGCGACCGGGTGAGCGTCTGGACGCACCCGGAGCAGGCCGCCGCCGCCTACTCCACCGGCGGCTGGAGCGCCGACGACCTGGCCGGCGTCTGGGCCACCG encodes:
- a CDS encoding SDR family oxidoreductase, with amino-acid sequence MDLAGRVAVVTGAGAGLGLAYARDLAAAGARVVVNDVDDAAAEAVASSIRAAGGAAVAEAGAVGDSAVAQALVDRAVGEYGRLDVMVTNAGVLRDTVLWKMTDEDFDAVVDVHLRGTFTCVRAAAVTMRAQGEGGRIICVGSPTGQRGNFGQTNYAAAKAGIVGMVRTWAMELARSRITVNAVVPVAGTAMTRTVPFLKSHVEALERGAALPSFVRRTLGFGTPQDAAGLVTFLASDAAADVTGQAIGIGGDRVSVWTHPEQAAAAYSTGGWSADDLAGVWATALRPHLQTFGEQLPQPQE